From Mya arenaria isolate MELC-2E11 chromosome 12, ASM2691426v1, the proteins below share one genomic window:
- the LOC128211292 gene encoding solute carrier family 23 member 2-like isoform X2, with product MQHARRHGRLNRKSGLGPCCTPWKMCRHRISVFCLDFRLGIVQGGSHTFVAPIVAMMAVDKWACPETGAVGVNGTAIDREEVWQSRMREIQGNLMVASLTQVFLGCTGLIGVLMRFIGPLTIAPTISLIGLSLTGVVIEFNKVHWGVAFLAMALTLMFTLYLGGVRVPFPGWTRIKGCHMIKYPLFQLFPVILSICFSWLFCYILTVTDTFTTNSTLPAYQARTDARLDVLERAPWFYWPYPFQFGIPSVSAAGYVGLLAATLSSIIESIGDYFACARISGAPPPPAHAVNRGIGIEGLSSIVSGLVGAGHGTTSYSGNIGAIGITKVASRAVFLTAGGILIVCGVVGKFGAVLSLIPDPVIGGTLTVLFGMVSAVGISTLKYVDLDSTRNLTILGTSLLLGLMVPQFINDPNNAAAIDTGSEELDQMIRVMLGTAMFVGGFVGCFLDNTVPGTPEERGILSWRQNLAAENSIYNKDSNMYDLPLVTKCFRRAGWCAYIPISPSFDKDVSLICQKCCCCKNSNTDNTGPEKYAYENSVDVEVPVVQQNGTKM from the exons GCTAGGCATTGTCCAGGGTGGCTCCCACACGTTTGTAGCCCCCATTGTGGCAATGATGGCGGTGGATAAGTGGGCGTGTCCGGAAACAG GTGCCGTAGGAGTAAATGGAACAGCCATTGACAGGGAAGAAGTCTGGCAAAGCAGAATGAGGGAG ATCCAGGGAAACCTGATGGTTGCATCGTTGACGCAAGTGTTTCTTGGCTGTACGGGGCTAATTGGAGTCCTAATGCGTTTTATCGGACCTCTCACTATCGCCCCGACCATCTCGCTTATCGGCCTCTCTCTAACTGGCGTCGTTATAGAATTTAACAAAGTGCACTGGGGCGTCGCCTTCCT AGCTATGGCACTAACGCTGATGTTCACGCTGTATCTAGGGGGCGTACGGGTACCATTTCCGGGCTGGACCCGGATCAAGGGCTGTCACATGATCAAATACCCGCTCTTTCAGCTGTTTCCG GTGATCCTGAGTATCTGCTTCAGTTGGCTGTTCTGTTATATCTTGACGGTGACGGACACGTTCACCACCAACAGCACACTTCCGGCGTACCAGGCGCGAACAGACGCGAGGCTTGACGTCCTCGAGCGGGCGCCATGGTTTTACTGGCCCTACCCCT TTCAGTTCGGAATACCGAGCGTCAGTGCCGCCGGCTATGTCGGTCTCCTTGCAGCCACTCTGTCCTCTATCATAGAATCCATCGGCGACTACTTCGCGTGTGCCCGGATATCAGGGGCGCCACCCCCGCCCGCGCATGCTGTCAACAGGGGAATCGGCATTGAGGGCCTCTCTAGTATCGTTTCCGGTCTGGTAGGGGCGGGCCATGGAACCACATCGTACAGCGGAAATATTGGAGCTATCGGCATCACAAAG GTAGCGAGCCGCGCGGTCTTTTTGACGGCGGGGGGTATTCTTATTGTGTGCGGCGTCGTCGGCAAGTTTGGGGCGGTCCTGTCTCTAATACCCGACCCCGTCATCGGAGGCACCCTGACCGTGCTGTTTGGGATGGTGTCGGCCGTCGGGATCTCCACCCTTAAGTATGTGGACCTAGACTCTACCCGGAACCTCACTATCCTGGGAACCTCCCTTTTACTTGGACTCATGGTTCCGCAATTCATCAATGATCCAAATAATGCCGCGGCCATTGACACAG GATCCGAGGAGCTGGACCAAATGATCAGGGTTATGCTGGGAACCGCCATGTTCGTCGGCGGCTTCGTCGGCTGCTTCCTTGATAATACCGTGCCAG GGACGCCGGAGGAGCGCGGTATCCTGTCCTGGCGTCAGAATTTAGCCGCCGAGAATTCCATCTACAACAAAGACTCCAACATGTACGATCTTCCCTTGGTCACTAAGTGCTTCCGGCGGGCCGGATGGTGCGCCTACATCCCCATCTCCCCATCATTCGACAAGGATGTGTCTCTGATCTGTCAGAAGTGTTGCTGCTGTAAGAACTCCAATACAGATAATACCGGTCCAGAAAAATACGCGTATGAAAACTCTGTAGATGTTGAAGTGCCAGTTGTGCAACAGAATGGAACGAAAATGTGA
- the LOC128211292 gene encoding solute carrier family 23 member 2-like isoform X1 — MDPRNQRPEDAACEAAREAEPEERPGSVLYAVEDVPAPHLCFLFGLQQAIMCIGGSLSIPFIISGLICASDMPEVTSELLSITMFMCGVATLLQIIFGIRLGIVQGGSHTFVAPIVAMMAVDKWACPETGAVGVNGTAIDREEVWQSRMREIQGNLMVASLTQVFLGCTGLIGVLMRFIGPLTIAPTISLIGLSLTGVVIEFNKVHWGVAFLAMALTLMFTLYLGGVRVPFPGWTRIKGCHMIKYPLFQLFPVILSICFSWLFCYILTVTDTFTTNSTLPAYQARTDARLDVLERAPWFYWPYPFQFGIPSVSAAGYVGLLAATLSSIIESIGDYFACARISGAPPPPAHAVNRGIGIEGLSSIVSGLVGAGHGTTSYSGNIGAIGITKVASRAVFLTAGGILIVCGVVGKFGAVLSLIPDPVIGGTLTVLFGMVSAVGISTLKYVDLDSTRNLTILGTSLLLGLMVPQFINDPNNAAAIDTGSEELDQMIRVMLGTAMFVGGFVGCFLDNTVPGTPEERGILSWRQNLAAENSIYNKDSNMYDLPLVTKCFRRAGWCAYIPISPSFDKDVSLICQKCCCCKNSNTDNTGPEKYAYENSVDVEVPVVQQNGTKM; from the exons caaGCTATTATGTGCATTGGCGGCTCGCTGTCCATTCCATTCATAATTTCCGGTCTGATTTGCGCAAGTGATATGCCGGAAGTGACATCAGAACTGCTCAGTATTACAATGTTTATGTGCGGCGTAGCGACCTTGCTGCAGATTATTTTCGGAATAAG GCTAGGCATTGTCCAGGGTGGCTCCCACACGTTTGTAGCCCCCATTGTGGCAATGATGGCGGTGGATAAGTGGGCGTGTCCGGAAACAG GTGCCGTAGGAGTAAATGGAACAGCCATTGACAGGGAAGAAGTCTGGCAAAGCAGAATGAGGGAG ATCCAGGGAAACCTGATGGTTGCATCGTTGACGCAAGTGTTTCTTGGCTGTACGGGGCTAATTGGAGTCCTAATGCGTTTTATCGGACCTCTCACTATCGCCCCGACCATCTCGCTTATCGGCCTCTCTCTAACTGGCGTCGTTATAGAATTTAACAAAGTGCACTGGGGCGTCGCCTTCCT AGCTATGGCACTAACGCTGATGTTCACGCTGTATCTAGGGGGCGTACGGGTACCATTTCCGGGCTGGACCCGGATCAAGGGCTGTCACATGATCAAATACCCGCTCTTTCAGCTGTTTCCG GTGATCCTGAGTATCTGCTTCAGTTGGCTGTTCTGTTATATCTTGACGGTGACGGACACGTTCACCACCAACAGCACACTTCCGGCGTACCAGGCGCGAACAGACGCGAGGCTTGACGTCCTCGAGCGGGCGCCATGGTTTTACTGGCCCTACCCCT TTCAGTTCGGAATACCGAGCGTCAGTGCCGCCGGCTATGTCGGTCTCCTTGCAGCCACTCTGTCCTCTATCATAGAATCCATCGGCGACTACTTCGCGTGTGCCCGGATATCAGGGGCGCCACCCCCGCCCGCGCATGCTGTCAACAGGGGAATCGGCATTGAGGGCCTCTCTAGTATCGTTTCCGGTCTGGTAGGGGCGGGCCATGGAACCACATCGTACAGCGGAAATATTGGAGCTATCGGCATCACAAAG GTAGCGAGCCGCGCGGTCTTTTTGACGGCGGGGGGTATTCTTATTGTGTGCGGCGTCGTCGGCAAGTTTGGGGCGGTCCTGTCTCTAATACCCGACCCCGTCATCGGAGGCACCCTGACCGTGCTGTTTGGGATGGTGTCGGCCGTCGGGATCTCCACCCTTAAGTATGTGGACCTAGACTCTACCCGGAACCTCACTATCCTGGGAACCTCCCTTTTACTTGGACTCATGGTTCCGCAATTCATCAATGATCCAAATAATGCCGCGGCCATTGACACAG GATCCGAGGAGCTGGACCAAATGATCAGGGTTATGCTGGGAACCGCCATGTTCGTCGGCGGCTTCGTCGGCTGCTTCCTTGATAATACCGTGCCAG GGACGCCGGAGGAGCGCGGTATCCTGTCCTGGCGTCAGAATTTAGCCGCCGAGAATTCCATCTACAACAAAGACTCCAACATGTACGATCTTCCCTTGGTCACTAAGTGCTTCCGGCGGGCCGGATGGTGCGCCTACATCCCCATCTCCCCATCATTCGACAAGGATGTGTCTCTGATCTGTCAGAAGTGTTGCTGCTGTAAGAACTCCAATACAGATAATACCGGTCCAGAAAAATACGCGTATGAAAACTCTGTAGATGTTGAAGTGCCAGTTGTGCAACAGAATGGAACGAAAATGTGA